Proteins encoded together in one Neobacillus sp. FSL H8-0543 window:
- a CDS encoding response regulator transcription factor, whose amino-acid sequence MGIRILIADDHHVVRRGLAFFLRTQKDIEIIGEAGNGKEAVDLARSLKPDLVLMDLVMPEMDGIEATKQIKSEMPEIKIMMLTSFSDQDHVIPALEAGASGYQLKDIEPDELISCIRKIIEGENQLHQKATSHLLAKLSNKGKEERNLLGELTKREVDVLKEIAKGKSNKEIAASLFITEKTVKTHVSNLLSKLELADRTQAALFAVKNHLVE is encoded by the coding sequence ATGGGGATTCGAATATTAATCGCAGATGATCACCATGTAGTAAGACGCGGTCTTGCCTTTTTTTTGCGAACACAGAAGGATATTGAAATAATTGGGGAAGCAGGAAATGGGAAAGAGGCGGTGGACCTTGCAAGATCGCTTAAACCAGATCTTGTTCTAATGGATCTTGTGATGCCTGAGATGGACGGGATTGAGGCAACCAAACAAATCAAAAGTGAAATGCCGGAGATAAAAATTATGATGCTCACAAGTTTTTCGGATCAGGACCATGTAATTCCGGCATTAGAAGCAGGTGCATCCGGCTATCAATTAAAGGACATTGAGCCTGACGAGTTAATCTCCTGCATTAGAAAAATAATCGAAGGCGAAAATCAGCTCCACCAAAAGGCTACATCACATCTACTTGCCAAGTTATCGAATAAAGGTAAGGAAGAAAGGAATCTCCTAGGAGAATTAACAAAACGAGAAGTAGATGTCCTGAAGGAAATTGCCAAAGGAAAGAGTAATAAAGAAATTGCTGCCTCCCTGTTTATTACTGAAAAAACGGTGAAAACCCATGTATCCAACCTTTTGTCAAAGCTTGAACTTGCTGACCGTACACAAGCAGCACTCTTTGCCGTAAAGAATCATTTAGTAGAATAA
- the ruvA gene encoding Holliday junction branch migration protein RuvA has translation MYEFIKGTVMFVGPEYIVVENNGIGYQISTPNPFIYSSKMDTIVTVYTYHYVREDLMALYGFETREEKKLFTKLLNVSGIGPKGALAILASGEVEQVVSAIDNEDESFLVKFPGVGKKTARQMILDLKGKLQDVVPDYFPNLFNADKFPAAAGQPNDTAFEEAMLALKALGYSEKEIKKIAPELRKEQLSTDQYIKKALQRLLK, from the coding sequence TTGTACGAATTTATTAAAGGAACCGTTATGTTTGTTGGTCCTGAATATATCGTGGTCGAGAATAATGGAATTGGCTATCAAATTTCAACGCCCAATCCGTTTATATATTCTAGTAAAATGGATACGATTGTTACTGTATATACATATCATTACGTCCGTGAGGATTTAATGGCGCTATATGGATTCGAGACGAGAGAAGAAAAAAAGTTGTTTACGAAATTACTTAACGTATCCGGTATCGGTCCTAAAGGGGCTTTGGCAATCCTTGCGTCTGGTGAAGTGGAACAAGTGGTTTCAGCAATTGATAATGAGGACGAAAGCTTCCTTGTTAAATTCCCAGGTGTCGGCAAAAAAACGGCGCGACAAATGATTCTTGATTTAAAAGGGAAACTTCAGGATGTGGTTCCTGATTACTTCCCGAATTTATTTAATGCCGATAAATTTCCGGCAGCTGCTGGTCAACCGAATGATACTGCTTTTGAAGAAGCCATGCTCGCCTTAAAAGCCTTAGGCTATTCTGAAAAAGAAATTAAAAAAATTGCTCCTGAATTAAGAAAAGAACAGCTGTCAACGGACCAATACATTAAGAAAGCACTTCAGCGGCTTTTAAAATAG
- the ruvB gene encoding Holliday junction branch migration DNA helicase RuvB: protein MDDRIISSEANENEISLEQSLRPQTLKQYIGQDQVKENLEIFIEAARLRKETLDHVLLYGPPGLGKTTLAVIIANEMGVNIRTTSGPAIERPGDLAAILTALEPGDVLFIDEIHRLPRTIEEVLYPAMEDFCLDIIIGKGPSARSVRLDLPPFTLVGATTRAGSISAPLRDRFGVLSRLEYYKEEHLKNIVLRTADLFDTKIDDLSAAEIARRARGTPRIANRLLRRVRDFAQVKGNGEIDLALARESLELLQVDRLGLDHIDHKLLKGIIEKFRGGPVGLDTIAASIGEESETIEDVYEPYLLQIGFLQRTPRGRMVTELVYRHFGMKPPTQ, encoded by the coding sequence ATGGACGACAGAATTATTTCTAGTGAAGCAAACGAGAACGAAATTTCCTTGGAGCAAAGTCTCCGCCCTCAAACCCTGAAACAATATATCGGACAGGATCAAGTGAAGGAGAATCTGGAAATTTTCATTGAGGCAGCAAGGCTCCGGAAGGAAACGTTGGATCATGTGCTTTTATATGGTCCGCCTGGATTAGGGAAGACAACGCTGGCGGTTATTATTGCGAATGAAATGGGCGTCAATATTCGGACGACGTCAGGACCAGCGATTGAACGGCCAGGAGATTTAGCGGCAATTCTGACAGCCCTCGAACCGGGGGATGTTTTATTTATTGATGAGATTCATAGACTGCCGCGAACGATTGAAGAGGTGCTATATCCTGCGATGGAGGACTTTTGCTTAGATATCATCATTGGCAAAGGGCCGAGTGCACGCTCTGTACGTCTCGATCTGCCGCCATTCACACTTGTTGGCGCAACAACACGGGCAGGCTCCATTTCCGCCCCTTTACGTGACAGATTTGGAGTTTTAAGCAGGCTCGAGTATTATAAAGAAGAACATTTGAAAAATATTGTCCTCCGGACGGCTGATTTATTTGATACAAAAATAGATGATCTTTCCGCCGCTGAAATTGCCAGAAGGGCGAGGGGAACACCAAGGATTGCGAATCGCTTGCTCCGCAGGGTTAGAGACTTCGCCCAGGTTAAAGGAAATGGAGAAATTGATTTAGCCTTAGCAAGGGAATCGTTAGAGCTTTTGCAGGTTGACCGGCTCGGGCTCGATCACATTGACCACAAGCTGTTAAAAGGGATTATTGAAAAATTCCGCGGCGGACCTGTGGGCCTGGATACGATTGCCGCCTCCATTGGTGAAGAATCCGAAACAATCGAGGACGTTTATGAGCCGTATTTACTTCAGATTGGTTTTTTGCAAAGGACGCCGAGGGGAAGAATGGTAACAGAGTTAGTCTATCGCCATTTTGGTATGAAGCCGCCAACCCAGTAA